GCCCACCGCCTGAAGCGGGAACGCAGCCTTCTCACCGGGCAGCAGAACAGACAGAAGAGGCCGGACGCTCGCAGCGTCCGGCCTCTTCTGTCTGTTACGACGAAACTACCGTCAGTGACGATGCCCGTGGCCGTGCCCGTGACCGGCGGCGGCCTCCGGGGCCTCCTCCTTCTTCTCCACGACGGCGCTCTCCGTGGTGAGCACCATCCTGGCGATGGAGGCGGCGTTGGCGACCGCGAAGCGGGTCACCTTCACCGGGTCGACCACGCCGTCGTCGATGAGGTCGCCGTAGGTGAGGTTCGCGGCGTTGAAGCCCTGGCCCCACTCCTGCTCGCGCACCCTGTGCACGACGACGGCGCCCTCGAGACCGGCGTTGGCCGCGATCCAGAACAGCGGGGAGGCCAGCGCCTCGCGCACGATGGCGACACCGGTCGCCTCGTCGCCCTCCAGGCCGAGGCCGTTGTCCAGCACCTTGGCCGCGTGCACCAGCGCGGAACCGCCGCCGGGCACGATGCCCTCCTCGACCGCGGCCCTGGTGGCGGCGACCGCGTCCTCGATGCGGTGCTTGCGCTCCTTGACCTCGGTCTCGGTGGCGGCACCGACCTTGATCACCGCGACGCCACCGGAGAGCTTGGCCAGCCGCTCCTGCAGCTTCTCGCGGTCCCAGTCGGAGTCGGTCTCGGCGATCTCGCGGCGGATCTGCTCGATCCGGGCGTCCACCTCGGCCTTGTCGCCGGCACCGTCGACGAAGGTGGTCGCGTCCTTGGTGACCACGACGCGGCGGACCTTGCCCAGCACGTCCAGGCCGGCCTCGGACAGCTTCAGCCCGACCTCCGGCGCGACGACCTTGCCGCCGGTGACGATGGCCAGGTCGTCCAGGAACGCCTTGCGGCGGTCGCCGAAGAACGGCGCCTTCACCGCGACGACGCGCAGGGTCTTGCGCACGGCGTTGACCACCAGGGTGGACAGCGCCTCGCCCTCGACGTCCTCGGCGACGATCAGCAGCGGCTTGCCCGCCTCGACGACCTTCTCCAGCACGGGGAGCAGGTCGGCGATCGCACTGATCTTGTCGCGGTGCAGCAGGACGAAGGCGTCCTCCAGCACGGCCTCCTGCGACTCGGCGTCGGTGACGAAGTGCGCCGAGATGAAGCCCTTGTCGAAGTCCAGACCCTCGGTGATGTCCAGCTCGGTGGTCAGCGTCGAGGACTCCTCGATGGTGATGACACCGTTCTCGCCGACCTTCTCCATGGCCTCGCCGAGCAGCGCGCCGATCGTCTCGTCCCGCGAGGAGACGGTGCCGACCTGCGCGATGTTGTCGCGGCCCTTCACCGGGGTGGCCTTGGCCTTGAGGGCCTCCACGACGGCGTCCGCCGCGGCCTCGATGCCCTTGCCCAGCGCGGTGGGGTTCGCGCCTGCGGCCACGTTGCGCAGGCCGACCCTGACCATGGCCTGGGCCAGCACGGTCGCGGTGGTGGTGCCGTCACCGGCGACGTCGTTGGTCTTGGTGGCGACGGTCTTGGCCAGCTGCGCGCCGAGGTTCTCGAACGCGTCGTCCAGCTCGACCTCGCGGGCGATGGTCACGCCGTCGTTGGTGACGGTCGGGCCACCGAACTTCTTGTCCAGCACGACGTGCCGACCGCGCGGACCGAGCGTCACCTTGACGACGTCGGCCAGCTGGTTGACACCCCGTTCGAGGGCGCGGCGGGCGTCCTCGTCGAAGCTGATCTGCTTGGGCATGTACCCGTCTCTCTCTTGCTTGTGACACGAGAACGCCCCGACAGCCCCTGGGGGCCGCCGGGGCGGTTACGCCTTAGTGCTGCGTCACTTCTCGATGACGGCCAGCACGTCGCGAGCCGAGAGGATCAGGTACTCCTCGCCGTTGTACTTGACCTCGGTGCCGCCGTACTTGGAGTAGATGACGGTGTCACCCACCTTGACGTCCAGCGGGACGCGGTTGCCCTTGTCGTCGATGCGACCGGGGCCCACGGCGAGGACAGCACCCTCCTGGGGCTTCTCCTTGGCGGTGTCGGGGATGACGATGCCAGAAGCCGTCGTCGTCTCCGCCTCGCTCGCCTGGACGACGATCTTGTCCTCAAGCGGCTTGATGTTCACCTTGACGTTCACGCTCGTCACGGTGTGACCTCCACGGGTCTTGTAAGCGTTGGCAGGTACCGACGGCACCTGCCACCCCGCCGTCGCGGGTGCCGGGGCAGGTCGGCGCCGTGCGACTAGCACTCTACCCATGAGAGTGCCAACGCTCAACGCAGGGCGGCAAAGACGGTGTCCGCACTGGTCAGGACGATGGGTTCCGGTGTCGCCCGAACAGTCCGGGTGTCGTTCTGGCCTCCGGCGCCCCGGCGCGGTGGGATTCGGCCATGCGAGAGATCTCCCGGCGCTCCGCTCTCCTCGGCGGCGTCACCGCCCTCGGCGCGGTCACCCTCGGCGGCGGGGCCACCGCCGCCCCCGCGAACCCGTTCACCCTCGGTGTCGCCTCGGGCGATCCGTCCCCCGACGGCGTGGTCCTGTGGACCCGGCTCGCCACCGCCCCGCTCGCCGAGGACGGCATGGGCGGGATGGGCACCCGCGCGGTCGAGGTCGAGTGGGAACTGGCCGACGACGAGCGCTTCACCAGGATCGTCCGGCGCGGGGCCGAGACCGCCGTCCCCGAGCTCGGGCACAGCGTGCACGTGGAGCTCGACGGGCTGCGTCCGGGACGCCGCTACTTCTACCGATTCCGCGCCAACGGGCACCTCTCCCCCGCCGGGCGGACGAGGACCGCACCGGCGGCGCGATCCCTCACCTCGCCGCTGACCATGTGCTTCGCGTCCTGCGCCCAGTACGAACACGGCTACTTCACGGCGTACCGGCACCTGGCCGAGGAGTCACCGGACCTGGTCCTGCACCTGGGCGACTACCAGTACGAGTACGCGCCCAACGTCTACGTGGCGCCGGGCGGGAACGTGCGGCACCACGTCGGCCCGGAGACCACGACGCTGGCGAACTACCGGCAGCGCTACGCCCAGTACAAGACCGACCTCGACCTCCAGGCGGCGCACGCGGCCGCGCCGTGGGTGGTGGTGCTCGACGACCACGAGGTGGAGAACAACTGGGCGAACCTCGTCCCGGAGCACCCTGATCCCGGCTTCGCACAGCGGCGGAAGGCGGCCTTCCAGGCCTACTACGAGAACATGCCGTTGCGCCGCTCCTCGCTGCCGACCGGGCCGGAGCTGCGGCTGTACCGCCGCATCGGCTGGGGCGGACTGGCCACCTTCCACATGCTCGACACCAGGCAGTACCGCGACGACCAGGCATGCGGCGACGGCAAGAAGACCTGCCCCGAGCGGTTCAACCCGAAGCGGACGATCACCGGCGCGGCGCAGGAGGCATGGCTGCTGGACGGGTTCCGCTCGTCGCGGGCGCGGTGGGACGTGCTCGGCCAGCAGGTGTTCTTCTCGCAGCTGGACCTCAAGCCCGGCGAGGGCGAGAAGAACGACATGGACGCCTGGGACGGCTACGCGGCCAACCGGGACCGGATCGTGGACGGGTGGACGTCGGCGGGGGTGCGCAACGCGGTCGTGCTGACCGGTGACGTGCACGCCGCGTGGGCGGGCAACGTGCACAAGCGGTGGAACGACCCCGAGTCGCCCTCGGTCGGGGTCGAGCTGGTGACGACCTCGATCAGCAGCGGTGGAGACGGTTCGGAAACGCGCGCGGACACCGAGGCGGTGTTGAAGGAGAACCCGCACATCCGGTTCTTCAACAACCGCCGTGGTTATGTGCGCACGAAGTTCACCCCGCACGAGGTCCTGGTGGACTACCGCGCCGTGCAGAAAGTGTCCACTCCCGGTGAGCCGGTGCGGACCAAGGCGTCGTTCCGCATCGTCGATCGGGTACCCCACATTTCCCCTCGCAGTTAGCCGATCGCCAGCGGGTTCCGCGGAGCTTCACGCGCGTGAAATACGGAAATAATTTCGGGGGCGGCGGCAGCAAGTTCTGCCCCGCTCCGTGTCCCGGCAGCTCGAAGTCCACGGGTTCCCCGGCGGCACGCTGAGCATCGACGCCGACGCGGTCAACGGCAGCGCTGTGTCACCGAATTCTGGGTCAACGAGCCGCCTCGTTCCCCGGTCTGCCATAACATGCCGTCCGGGAAAATCCGGGTAACGACAACAGAGGCCATGTGTGAACTCATACGACTACAGCGTGGGTGCCCGATGGCGAGAACAGGAAAGCCCTTCGCGGCAGCCGCGCTCGCGGTCGGAATCGCGTTCATGACGACACCCGCTGCGAGCGCGGGCGGCTATTCCAAGCGTTGTCCAGCTGAATCCGTCTGCCGTGTCGAGGGGCACGACTTCCCCGGCGGCACGCTCAGCATCGACGCCGACGCCATCGGCGGGCCCAACACGCGCGTGCGGATTCGGTACAAGGGCGACCACGCTCAGCGGTGCGTCGCCGAGTTCTGGGTGAACGACCCACCGCGCTCCTGGGTCTGCCACAACACGCACCCGGGGCACTACCGCGTGATCGTCGACGCGCCCGAGCGGCACGACGCGCTCGTTGTCGGGGCCCGCTGGTGAGCGTTCACCGAGAGGAGAGGCGATGAAGCTCGCGAGAACCCTTGCGACGGCCGCCCTCGCGCTGGGCATGGTCTTCGTCACCGTGCCCAGCGCGAGCGCCGGGGGCAAGAGCAGGACCTGCAACTCCACGGAGTACTGCGTTCTCAGCGGTAGCGGTTTCCCCGGCTACACGGGTCACGTGGACATCGACGCCATCGGCGGCGAGCACAACGCGCTCGTGCACTGGGTCTTCAAGACCGATCTCCGGCGGTGCGAGGGCGACGTCCGGATCGGCGACCCCGCCAGCTCGTGGACCTGCAAGAACATGTCGGCGCCCCACCCCGGCAACTACACCGTCATCGTGACGAGCGCCTACCGGTACGACCGGGTGAAGGTCGGGCTCCGCTGGTGAGCGCTCAGCTGCCGTAGACCAGCGGCAGCGACGTGTCCGCGGCGAGGGTGGCGGGCGAGGGCTTGGCCCCGCTCGCCACCACGTGCGCGCCCAGCGCCGCGATCATCGCGCCGTTGTCGGTGCACAGCCTCGGGCGCGGGATCCGCAGCGTGATGCCCGCCTCCGCGCAACGCTCCCTGGCCAGTGCACCGAGCCGCGAGTTGGCCGCGACACCGCCGGAGATGACCATGGTGTCCACGTCGTGCTCGCGGGCGGCGCGGATCGCCTTGGCGGTGAGCACGTCGGCCACCGCCTCCTGGAAGCTCGCCGCGACATCGGCGAGCGGGAGCTCGGCCCCGGTCGCCTCGTGCTTCTCCACCCACCGCGCGACGGCGGTCTTCAAGCCGGAGAAGGAGAAGTCGAACGGCGCGTCCCGCTGGCCGGTCAGCCCGCGCGGGAAGGCGATCGCGTGCGGGTTGCCCTGCTTGGCCAGCTTGTCGATGGGCGGGCCGCCCGGGTAGGGCAGGCCGAGGATCCTGGCGACCTTGTCGTAGGCCTCGCCCGCCGCGTCGTCGATGGTGGCGCCGATCTCGGTGATCTTCTCGGTCAGGCCCTCCACCAGCAGCAGCTGGCTGTGCCCGCCGGAGACCAGCAGGGCGAGGCAGCGCTGGGGCAGCGGGCCGTGCTCGATGGTGTCGGCGGCGACGTGGCCGGCGAGGTGGTTGACGCCGTAGAGCGGCTTGCCGGACGCGGTCGCGTACGCCTTCGCCGCGGCGACCCCGACCATCAGCGCCCCGGCCAGCCCGGGGCCCGCGGTCACCGCGATCGCGTCCACAGTGGACAGTTCGAGCTTCGCGGCGTCCAGCGCCCTGCGCATGGTCGGCGCCATCGCCTGCAGGTGGGCGCGACTGGCGATCTCGGGCACCACACCGCCGAAGCGGGCGTGCTCCTCGACGCTGGAGGCCACCTCGTCGGCGAGCAGGTCCAGCGTGCCGTCGGCGTTGCGGCGGACGATGCCGACACCGGTCTCGTCGCAGGAGGTCTCGATCCCGAGCACGATCATGACGTCTTCTTCCCCTCGCGCTCGGTCAACGACGGACGCCTCATGGTGTGGGCGTCCGCGCCCGAGGGCTGGTAGTAGCGCTTGCGGAGGCCGACGACCTCGAAGTCGTGCGCGGCGTAGAGCCCCTTCGCCGACTCGTTGTCCGTGCGGACCTCCAGGAAGGTCACGGCGTCGACGGCGTCGGCCCTGGCGAGCAGTTCGCGCAGCAGTGCCTTGCCGATGCCCTCGCCCTGCCGCTTGGCGTCCACGGCGATCGTGTGCACCTCGGCCTCGGCGTTGGGCGGCGCCCCGATCACCGCGAGCCCCGCGTAGCCGACCAGGTGCTCGTCCTCGTCGAAGGCGCCGATGTAGAAGTGCCCCGCGTCGATCTCGCTGACGAACATCCGCGCCGTCCACGGGTCCTCCCCGGCGAACAGCTCCCGCTCCAGCTCGGCGCAGCGCGGCACGTCCTTGCGCAACAGCGTGCCAAGCCGCACGGTCATGCCTGGCTCACCCGCTTCCGCGCGCCCGGCTCGACGGCGTCGGGCTGGCGCAGGTACAGCGGGGTCAGCGGCGCGGGCTCGGCACCGGAACGCAGTTCGTGGGCGGCCGCGCCGACGAGGCCCCCGGGCGTCGGGTACGTCGTGGGCAGCACAGTCAGGCCGAACAGCTCGGCGTGCTGCTGCGCGACGGGGCCGGACACCTCGGTCACGCCGATGTCCTCCAGCTCGTCGGCCAGCTTCGCCGCCAACGCCTCCGGCTTGTCCACGTGCGGACCCGCCACGCGCCAGCCCTGGTCGCAGTACACCGACCAGTAGACCTCGCGGCGGCGCGCGTCGGTGACCACGAGCAGCGAAGTCCGGAACGGCGTCGCGTACGCGATCGCGTCCAAAGTGGACACCGGGTGGACCGGGATGCCCAGCGCCTGGCCGAGCGCGGCTCCGGTGACCATGCCGACGCGCAGGCCGGTGAAGGGGCCGGGACCGGAGCCGCAGACGATCGCGTCGAGCTGGTCCAGCCGGACACCGGCCTCGTCCAGCGCGGCGGTGACGTGCGGCGTGAGCAGTTCGGTGTGCGCTCGCGGGTCGACGGTCACCCGCTCGGCGAGCAGCTCCGGCGGGGCGTCACCGTCGAGGGCGACCACACCGGCCGTGACGGCGGGGGTTGCGGTGTCCAACGCGAGCACGAGCACGGCTGACGAGTCTACGACCGTGCTGGTCAGGCGCTGAGGGCGGCCACCACGCGGGGGAGGCCGGTGAGGGAGACCTCGCGGACGTCGTCGGGGCGGCGGTCGATGCGGACCAGCAGGTGGTCCTCGGCCAGGCGCTCCGCGAAGCCCTCGCCCCACTCGATCACCACGACCGCGTCCTCGAGGTCGGTGTCCAGGTCGAGGTCGTCCAGCTCCAGGGCGTCGCCGCCGAGCCGGTAGGCGTCCACGTGCACCAGGGTCGCGCGGTCACCGGGGTGCACGCGGGAGATGACGAAGGTCGGCGAGCTGACCCGCCCCCGCACGCCCAGCCCCTCGGCGATGCCCTTGACCAGCACCGTCTTCCCGGCTCCGAGCGGACCGGAGAGCAGGACCAGGTCACCGCGGCCGAGCAGCGCGCCCAACCGCCTGCCCAGGGCCATGGTGTCCTCCGGCTCCGCCAGCTCCGCCGTCCAGACCGCCGTGTTCACGCCCGCTTCCACCAGCGCTTCCTCTTCCCACTTCGACCTACACACCTGCCGAACAGCTCCGCGAGGTGTTCGTTGACCAGCGCGGGCTGCTCCAGCATCAAAACGTGTCCCGCGCCCTCGGCCAGCACCAGCTCCGCGTCGGGCAGCTCGGCCGCGATCACCTCGGAGTGCGAGTACGGCGTCAACCGGTCCGCATCCGCACCGATCACCAGCACGTGCGTGTGCCGGAGGCCCGCGAGCGCGGAGACCCGGTTGTGCGTGCCCAGTGTCTCCAGGAACTCCGTCAGCACCTGCACCGAGGTCGTCGCGATCATGTCGTCGACCAGGTCGACCAGCGCCGGGCTGACCTTGCGGTCACCGAAGGCCAGCCGGCGGATCAGGCTCCAGACGATCTGCCCGCCGACCCCTCGGACCCGCTCCACCACCCCCGGTGACCAGCTGGCCAGCCTGCCGATGCCGAGGGTGACCGGGTTGTGCCGGGACAGCACCGGCCGCGGCAGCCCGGAGCGGCCGATCTCCCCGGCCGAGGTGCCGATGAAGGCCACGCCCGCGACCCGGTCGCGGAACAGCTCCGGCCGCTGCTCGGCCAGGGCCATGATCGTCATACCGCCCATCGAGTGCCCGACCAGCACCATCTGGCCTTTCGGCACCATCGACCGCAGCACGGCGTCGAGGTCGTGGCCGAGCTGGTCGATCGTGGAGGTCTCCGGCAGGCCGCGGCCGGACCTGCCGTGGCTGCGCTGGTCGTAGATCACCAGCCGCACCCGGGGATCGGTCAGCTGGGGCAGGTCGCGCCGCTGGAAGTGCCAGGTCCTGCGGTCCAGCGCGAAGCCGTGCACCAGCACCACGGTCAGCTCGGGTTTGCCGCCGTCGGCCGGGTTGACCTCCTCGACGTAGATCGGCACGCCGTCGTCGGCGGCCACCGTCGAGGTGCGGTCCGGCTTGAGCACGCCGAGCGGCTCGTCGGCGTAGCGGTCGAGGAGCGCCGCACCCTCGCGGCGGTGCTTGATCTGGGAGCTCTTGGCCGCCGCGCCCACCGCGGTACCGGCGACGGCCGCGCCGAGGAGGCCACCGGCGACCCCGACGGCTTTCCAGATGCGGCTCATGCTCCTCCGACCGCAACGACCGTTCTCGTGACGCGGGGGCGGGTCATGCCGGTGACGATCTCGTAGTGGATCGTGCCCAGCGTCTCGGCCCACTCCGTCGCGGTCGGTTCGCCCCTGGTGCCGGGGCCGAACAGCACGACCTCCTCGCCCTCGCGGACCTCGTCGTCGCCGCAGTCGACCATGATCTGGTCCATGCAGACCCGGCCGACCACGGGCCGTCGCCTGCCGCCGAGGAGGACCTCCATCCGCCCGGACAGCGCGCGCGGCACGCCGTCCGCGTACCCGGCGGGGACCAGGGCGATCGTGGTCTCGCGCGGAGCGGTCCAGGTCAGCCCGTAGGACACGCCGTCGCCCTCGGCGATGCGCTTGGTCAGCGCGACGCGGGCGCGGAAGGTCATGGCTGGGCGCAGCTCGTCCCCGCCGAAGCCGGGCGGCATCGGGTTCAGCCCGTACATCGCGATACCGGTGCGGACCAGCTCGAAGTGCAGGTCCGGGCGGCTGAGCACGGCCGCGGAGTTGGCGATGTGCCGGATCGGCCGCAGGCCCGCGTCCACGGCGATCGCGTGCGCCTCGGTCAGCCGCTTCGCCTGGGCGTCGATCGAGGGGTGGCCCGGCTCGTCCGCGCAGGCCAGGTGCGACCACACGCCGACGACCTGCACCCCGCCGGTGCACTGGGCCGCCGCGGCCGCCCTGACCAGGTCGGGCCAGTCCTGCGGGGCGCAGCCGTTGCGGGAGAGCCCGGTGTCGATCTTGAGGTGGATCCGCGCCGTCGCCCCGGTCCGGTGCACCGCGTCGAGCACGCCGTCGAGCGCGGCCGGCGAGGAGACCGACAGGTCGATCCCGGCGCTGACCGCCTCCGCGAAGTCCTCGTCCGGCACGTGCAGCCACGAGAAGATCGGCGCGGTGATGCCGCCCGCGCGCAGCGCGAGGGCTTCGTCGAGGTGGCAGACGCCGACCCAGGAGGCGCCCGCCTCCAGCGCGGTTCTGGCCACGTGCAGCGCACCGTGGCCGTAACCGTCGGCCTTCACGACCGCCATCGTCTGTGCGCCGGAGGCCGCGGCGAGGCCGCTGAGCAGGGCGATGTTGTGCCGGAGGGCGTCGGTGTCGACGAGCACCTCGGCACGCGGCAGGTGCGGGTTCTGAGCAGCCATAACGCCGTTCATGGTGACACAGACGCCGCGGCTGCCCGTAGGACGCGGATCGCGTTCGGCACTTCGCTCAGCAACGAGCCCGCCGGGATCGGCGCCCCGTCCGCCGCCAGCTCTCCGGCCAGCTCGTGCGCGGCCGCCGCGCAGCCCGCCGCCAGCCACGGGTCCAAGCCTGCTGCCAGCAACGATCCGATCAGCCCGGACAGCACGTCGCCGGAACCGGCCGTCGCCGCCCACGAGGAGCGCGCCGGGTTGACCAGAACACGGCCGTCCGGCGCGGCGACCACCGTGCTGTGCCCCTTGAGCAGGACCACCACGTCGTGGCGCCGGGCCGCCCGCAGGGCCGCGGCCACCCGGTCGTCGCCGACCTCCCCGGCGAGCCTGGCGAACTCGCGGTCGTGCGGGGTGATCACCATCGGCGTGCCGGGTTCGCGCAGGTCCCACAGGTCCTTGTGGTTGGCGAGCAGGGTGATCGCGTCCGCGTCCGCGCACACCGCCACCCCCGCTTCGAGGACCTGGGTCAGCACGTCCCTGCCACCCGGCCCGGTGCCCATGCCCGGACCGATCACCCACGCCTGCACGCGGCCGGTGTCGCCGATCGAGCCCGTGGCGACCACCTCCGGCCAGCGCGCGCGGATCGGGTCGGCGGCCGGGCCGGTGTAGCGGACCATGCCCGAGGTCGCCAGCGTCGCGGCTCCGGCGGCCAGCACCGCGGCCCCCGGGTACGTCGCCGAGCCCGCGGCCACCCCGGTCACGCCCTGCGTGTACTTGTCGTCGCTCGGCCCCGGCACCGGCCACAGCCGTCCCACGTCGGCGGGTTCGAGCACCGTGATGTCCGGCTCGCCCAGCTCCGGGCCGAGGCCGATGTCCACCAGGTGCACTTCACCGCTGCGCTTCGCGCCTTCGCCGAGCACGTGCAGCGGCTTGTGGCAGCCGAAGGTGACGGTCGCCGTCGCGGTCACCGCCGGGCCGTTCACCACGCCGGTGTCCGGCTCGACACCGCTGGGCAGATCGACGGCGAGCACGGGCGCGGTGATCAACTCGACCAGCTCGGCGGCGGCCGGCCGCAAGGGACCGCGCGCGGACAGGCCCACGATGCCGTCGATCACCAGGTCAGCGCGTCGAACGGCGTCGTGCCCCTCGGTGGTCACCCGCCCGCCCGCTTTCCGCAGTGCGGCAAGGCCTTCGGGATGCGCGCGGTCCGGAGCCAGCAGCACGGCGGTGACCGCCACGCCCCGCCTGCGCAGGAACGCGCCCGCCCACAACGCGTCCCCGCCGTTGTTTCCCGCACCGACGAGAAGCGTGACGCGACGGCCGACGACACCCGGGTCGAGCATGCGCAGCGCGACCGTGGCGAGGCCGAACGCCGCCTTGCGCATCAGCGAGCCGTCCGGGACCCGCGCCAGCAGGCGGTTCTCCGCCTCGCGCACGTGGTCGGTGGTCCACACGCCCTTCACGCTCAGTTCCTCCCGGATCGCTCGGCGACCACGAACGCGGCCGCGATGTCGGCGTCGTGCGTCAGCGAGACGTGCCAGGACCCGACACCGGCCGCCTCCGCGGCGTCGGCGAGCACTCCGGTCAGCCGCACGGAGGGCCGGTTGTCCGGCGCCGCAACGACTTCGCACTCCAGCAACTGGTAGCCGTGCGGAGCGCCGAGCGCCTTCACCACGGCTTCCTTCGCCGCGAACCGGACGGCCAGCGAGGACGGACGCCGCAGTTCTCCCTTGCGGGTACGGCGTTCCGCCTCGGTGAACAGCCGGTCGAGCATGCGCGGGGTCCGTTCGAGCAGCCGCTCGAAGCGCCGCACCCCGACGATGTCGGTGCCTATGCCCACGATCACGCTGCACAGGCTCCCACGGTCAGCCCCTCTCGACAGCCAGGAAGTTGTGCAGTTCAGCCACCAAGGCGTCCTTCTCCGCCCCCGCCTCGACCACGGTGGCCACCGACGCCGACCACTCCCCCGTCTCCGACGTCCGCCACGGTCGCAGCGTCCACTCCAGCTCGATGTGCCCGCCCACGGTCCACCTGGCCACCACCGCGATATCGCGATCGGCGCTGCGCCAACGCTTCTCGCCCTCCCAGCCGCGGTAGTCCAGACCGCCGAGGAAGCAGGACAACCCCATTCCGTCGGCCAGGTTCGTGGCGCCCTCCAGGCGCGCGAGCAGTCCCGGCGCGGCGATCTCCACCAGGAAGAACAACCGCCCGTCGTCCTGGTCCTCGGCGAGGTGCCGCTCCGCGAAACGCAGCCGCCCCAACCGCACTTCGGTGTCGTCCATGCAGCGCATCGCGACCTCGCGGTGCTGCCACTGGTGCTCGCACCTCACACCGCTCACTCGACGGTCACCGACTTCGCCAGGTTGCGCGGCTTGTCGACGTCGTAGCCGCGCGCCTTGGCCACCTCGGCGGCGAAGACCTGCAGCGGGATCGTGGACACCAGCGGCTGGAGCAACGTGGGCACCGCGGGCACCTCGATGAGGTGGTCGGCGAACGGCCGCACGGTCTCGTCGCCCTCCTCGGCGATCACGATCGTGCGCGCGCCGCGGGCCTTGATCTCCTGGATGTTGGAGACCAGCTTCGAGTGCAGCACCGCGCGCCCCCTCGGCGACGGCACGACGACCACCACCGGCAGGCCCTCCTCGATCAGCGCGATCGGGCCGTGCTTGAGCTCGCCCGCCGCGAATCCCTCGGCGTGCATGTACGCCAGTTCCTTGAGCTTCAGCGCGCCCTCCAAGGCCACGGGGTAGCCCACGTGGCGGCCGAGGAACAGCACCGCCTTCGAGTCGGCCAGCTCGCGCGCCAGCGCCCGCACACTGTCCGAAGTGGACAGAACGCGCTCCACCGCCGCGGTCATCGCCTCCAGCTCGTGGAACTCGCGCGCCACCTCGTCCGGGTACTTCGTGCCACGGGCCTGCGCGAGAGCGAGCCCCACCAGGTAGTTCGCCGCGATCTGAGCCAGGAACGCCTTGGTGGATGCGACCCCGATCTCCGGCCCGGCGTGGGTGTAGAGCACCGCGTCGGACTCGCGGGGGATCTGCGCGCCGTTGGTGTTGCAGACCGCGAGGACCCTGGCCTTCTGGTCTCGCGCGTGCCGGACCGCCTCCAGGGTGTCGGCCGTCTCGCCGGACTGGGAGACGGCCACGACCAGGGTGTCCCGGTCCAGCACGGGGTCGCGGTAGCGGAACTCGCTGGCCAGCTCGACCTCGACGGGCAGCCGCGTCCAGTGCTCGATCGCGTACTTGGCGACCAGGCCGGAGTGGTAGGCCGAACCGCACGCCACCACGAAGACCTTGTCCACGTCACGCAGGTC
The window above is part of the Allokutzneria albata genome. Proteins encoded here:
- the groL gene encoding chaperonin GroEL (60 kDa chaperone family; promotes refolding of misfolded polypeptides especially under stressful conditions; forms two stacked rings of heptamers to form a barrel-shaped 14mer; ends can be capped by GroES; misfolded proteins enter the barrel where they are refolded when GroES binds), with amino-acid sequence MPKQISFDEDARRALERGVNQLADVVKVTLGPRGRHVVLDKKFGGPTVTNDGVTIAREVELDDAFENLGAQLAKTVATKTNDVAGDGTTTATVLAQAMVRVGLRNVAAGANPTALGKGIEAAADAVVEALKAKATPVKGRDNIAQVGTVSSRDETIGALLGEAMEKVGENGVITIEESSTLTTELDITEGLDFDKGFISAHFVTDAESQEAVLEDAFVLLHRDKISAIADLLPVLEKVVEAGKPLLIVAEDVEGEALSTLVVNAVRKTLRVVAVKAPFFGDRRKAFLDDLAIVTGGKVVAPEVGLKLSEAGLDVLGKVRRVVVTKDATTFVDGAGDKAEVDARIEQIRREIAETDSDWDREKLQERLAKLSGGVAVIKVGAATETEVKERKHRIEDAVAATRAAVEEGIVPGGGSALVHAAKVLDNGLGLEGDEATGVAIVREALASPLFWIAANAGLEGAVVVHRVREQEWGQGFNAANLTYGDLIDDGVVDPVKVTRFAVANAASIARMVLTTESAVVEKKEEAPEAAAGHGHGHGHRH
- the groES gene encoding co-chaperone GroES; the encoded protein is MNVKVNIKPLEDKIVVQASEAETTTASGIVIPDTAKEKPQEGAVLAVGPGRIDDKGNRVPLDVKVGDTVIYSKYGGTEVKYNGEEYLILSARDVLAVIEK
- a CDS encoding alkaline phosphatase D family protein, which produces MREISRRSALLGGVTALGAVTLGGGATAAPANPFTLGVASGDPSPDGVVLWTRLATAPLAEDGMGGMGTRAVEVEWELADDERFTRIVRRGAETAVPELGHSVHVELDGLRPGRRYFYRFRANGHLSPAGRTRTAPAARSLTSPLTMCFASCAQYEHGYFTAYRHLAEESPDLVLHLGDYQYEYAPNVYVAPGGNVRHHVGPETTTLANYRQRYAQYKTDLDLQAAHAAAPWVVVLDDHEVENNWANLVPEHPDPGFAQRRKAAFQAYYENMPLRRSSLPTGPELRLYRRIGWGGLATFHMLDTRQYRDDQACGDGKKTCPERFNPKRTITGAAQEAWLLDGFRSSRARWDVLGQQVFFSQLDLKPGEGEKNDMDAWDGYAANRDRIVDGWTSAGVRNAVVLTGDVHAAWAGNVHKRWNDPESPSVGVELVTTSISSGGDGSETRADTEAVLKENPHIRFFNNRRGYVRTKFTPHEVLVDYRAVQKVSTPGEPVRTKASFRIVDRVPHISPRS
- the tsaD gene encoding tRNA (adenosine(37)-N6)-threonylcarbamoyltransferase complex transferase subunit TsaD; translation: MIVLGIETSCDETGVGIVRRNADGTLDLLADEVASSVEEHARFGGVVPEIASRAHLQAMAPTMRRALDAAKLELSTVDAIAVTAGPGLAGALMVGVAAAKAYATASGKPLYGVNHLAGHVAADTIEHGPLPQRCLALLVSGGHSQLLLVEGLTEKITEIGATIDDAAGEAYDKVARILGLPYPGGPPIDKLAKQGNPHAIAFPRGLTGQRDAPFDFSFSGLKTAVARWVEKHEATGAELPLADVAASFQEAVADVLTAKAIRAAREHDVDTMVISGGVAANSRLGALARERCAEAGITLRIPRPRLCTDNGAMIAALGAHVVASGAKPSPATLAADTSLPLVYGS
- the rimI gene encoding ribosomal protein S18-alanine N-acetyltransferase, whose amino-acid sequence is MRLGTLLRKDVPRCAELERELFAGEDPWTARMFVSEIDAGHFYIGAFDEDEHLVGYAGLAVIGAPPNAEAEVHTIAVDAKRQGEGIGKALLRELLARADAVDAVTFLEVRTDNESAKGLYAAHDFEVVGLRKRYYQPSGADAHTMRRPSLTEREGKKTS
- the tsaB gene encoding tRNA (adenosine(37)-N6)-threonylcarbamoyltransferase complex dimerization subunit type 1 TsaB, which gives rise to MLVLALDTATPAVTAGVVALDGDAPPELLAERVTVDPRAHTELLTPHVTAALDEAGVRLDQLDAIVCGSGPGPFTGLRVGMVTGAALGQALGIPVHPVSTLDAIAYATPFRTSLLVVTDARRREVYWSVYCDQGWRVAGPHVDKPEALAAKLADELEDIGVTEVSGPVAQQHAELFGLTVLPTTYPTPGGLVGAAAHELRSGAEPAPLTPLYLRQPDAVEPGARKRVSQA